The nucleotide sequence GCCATCACATCTTCAGAAAAAACGGGATTCAAGAGAAACCTAACCTCCAAGCTGATGGAAATAAAGCGAAGCCATACCAAGTACGCCAAATACGAGAAATCATTATGAAATACTCCTTGGGAGGCGCATAGTAGTGAATAAATACGAAGTGATTATTTGCTGGAGTGAAATAGATCGTGCATTTATTTCTAAAGCCCCAGAACTGCACGGTTGT is from Lusitaniella coriacea LEGE 07157 and encodes:
- a CDS encoding type II toxin-antitoxin system HicA family toxin, with product MGKYEKLRLRILEGSSDANISFNDLCQLLKRLGFEERVRGSHHIFRKNGIQEKPNLQADGNKAKPYQVRQIREIIMKYSLGGA